In Rhodospirillales bacterium RIFCSPLOWO2_02_FULL_58_16, the following proteins share a genomic window:
- a CDS encoding sulfurtransferase — MIFNKKYAGDVTPKQAWQMLGEDASAVLLDVRTQAEWTFVGAPDLSSLGKQPVFVQWQTFPEMRPNSEFAQQVAGCGVGEENTVLLICRSGKRSLDAARALTSLGFAKCYNIAAGFDGDRDPANHRGTLNGWKADGLPWGQG, encoded by the coding sequence ATGATTTTTAATAAAAAATACGCGGGCGATGTCACCCCGAAACAAGCGTGGCAAATGCTCGGCGAGGACGCTTCGGCGGTGTTGCTGGACGTGCGTACGCAGGCCGAGTGGACCTTCGTCGGCGCTCCCGACTTGAGCAGTTTGGGCAAGCAGCCCGTCTTCGTGCAATGGCAGACCTTCCCGGAGATGCGCCCTAACTCCGAGTTCGCTCAACAGGTCGCCGGTTGCGGCGTCGGCGAAGAGAACACGGTGCTTCTCATCTGCCGGTCGGGCAAGCGTTCCCTGGACGCGGCCAGGGCATTGACCTCCCTCGGCTTCGCCAAGTGCTACAACATCGCCGCCGGCTTTGACGGCGACCGCGACCCGGCCAACCACCGGGGGACGCTGAACGGCTGGAAAGCGGACGGCCTGCCCTGGGGACAGGGGTGA
- a CDS encoding Fe-S protein assembly chaperone HscA, which produces MELLQIHEPGETPLPHEGEKDVAVGIDLGTTNSVVAVSFDGKPEVLRDESGQALVPSVVAYAPDGSAIVGSLARMLLLDRPESVVCSIKRLMGRGIDDVKSLGGSFPFAMEPAIEGESAMIRLNVAGHRLSPVEISADILKALKERSEDYLGAPVKRAVITVPAHFDDAARAATRDAARLAGLEVLRLVSEPTAAALAYGLDKEAEGLFAVYDLGGGTFDISLLHMEKGVFQVIATGGDAALGGDDFDHAVAEHFFGERSGKNGESRLDSSDAKVMLMTARMVKECLTGQAEGEWKIEADGKLTSHHLGRKQLETMIRPLVDRTIAICRGVLEDAGVTAGDIKGVVLVGGSTRVPLVRRCVKNFFGKEPLADINPDEVVAIGAALQAEALTVGSDTLLLDVTSLSLGIETMGGLVEKIIPRNTPIPVAKAQEFTTYQNGQTAMSIHVLQGEREMVGQNRSLARFDLRGIPPMTAGAARIKVTYTVDADGLLTVGAREEMTGVEQTITVKPTYGLSENEMTEMLYAGMKYAKEDMNLRLLAESRVEARRTINAVISAVDVDRDLLDEEEIRHIRQAVETLSKAISGDDRDAIMIRAEELEAITKPFAEKRMDRSIRNALKGVSVDKL; this is translated from the coding sequence ATGGAACTTCTGCAAATTCATGAGCCGGGCGAAACTCCGCTTCCTCACGAGGGAGAAAAGGATGTCGCGGTCGGCATTGACCTGGGCACCACCAACTCGGTAGTCGCCGTCAGTTTCGACGGCAAGCCGGAAGTGCTGCGCGACGAGAGCGGACAAGCCCTTGTTCCTTCAGTCGTCGCCTACGCGCCCGACGGCTCGGCCATTGTCGGCAGTTTGGCCAGGATGCTGCTGCTGGACAGGCCGGAGAGCGTGGTCTGCTCCATCAAGCGTCTGATGGGACGCGGCATCGACGACGTCAAGAGCCTGGGCGGCTCCTTTCCTTTCGCCATGGAGCCGGCGATTGAGGGCGAGTCCGCCATGATCCGCCTTAATGTCGCCGGCCACAGATTGAGTCCGGTAGAGATTTCCGCCGATATCCTGAAAGCCTTGAAAGAGCGTTCCGAGGATTATCTGGGCGCCCCCGTAAAACGCGCCGTCATCACCGTGCCTGCTCACTTCGATGACGCCGCTCGCGCCGCCACCAGGGACGCCGCCCGCCTCGCCGGTCTGGAGGTGCTGCGGCTGGTCAGCGAGCCGACGGCCGCCGCTCTCGCCTATGGCCTGGACAAGGAAGCGGAGGGACTGTTCGCCGTCTACGACCTGGGCGGAGGAACATTCGATATCTCATTGCTGCATATGGAAAAGGGCGTGTTCCAGGTGATCGCCACGGGCGGCGACGCCGCCCTCGGCGGCGATGACTTCGATCACGCCGTCGCCGAACATTTTTTCGGCGAGCGGAGCGGCAAAAACGGCGAAAGCCGCCTCGACAGCTCCGACGCCAAGGTGATGCTGATGACGGCCAGGATGGTCAAGGAATGTCTGACCGGGCAGGCCGAGGGTGAATGGAAGATCGAGGCGGACGGCAAACTCACCAGCCACCATCTGGGTCGCAAGCAACTGGAGACCATGATCAGGCCTCTGGTTGACCGCACCATCGCTATCTGCCGGGGGGTGCTGGAAGACGCCGGGGTGACCGCCGGCGACATCAAGGGAGTGGTGCTGGTCGGCGGCTCGACCCGCGTGCCTCTGGTGCGCCGTTGCGTCAAGAATTTTTTCGGCAAGGAGCCGCTGGCCGATATCAATCCCGACGAGGTTGTCGCCATCGGCGCGGCGCTCCAGGCCGAGGCGCTGACCGTCGGCTCCGACACCCTGCTGCTGGATGTCACCTCGTTGTCGCTGGGCATTGAGACCATGGGTGGATTGGTGGAAAAGATCATTCCGCGCAACACGCCGATCCCGGTGGCCAAGGCCCAGGAATTCACCACCTATCAGAACGGCCAGACGGCGATGTCTATCCATGTTCTTCAGGGCGAGCGCGAGATGGTCGGCCAGAACCGTTCTCTGGCCCGCTTCGATCTGCGAGGCATCCCGCCGATGACAGCCGGCGCGGCCCGCATCAAGGTTACCTATACGGTGGACGCCGACGGCCTGCTGACGGTCGGCGCCCGGGAGGAAATGACGGGCGTCGAACAAACCATAACGGTCAAGCCCACCTACGGCCTTTCCGAAAACGAAATGACCGAGATGCTGTATGCCGGCATGAAATACGCCAAGGAAGACATGAACCTGCGTCTGCTCGCCGAGTCAAGGGTCGAGGCCAGACGCACCATCAACGCCGTTATCTCGGCCGTTGATGTTGACCGCGATCTGCTGGACGAAGAAGAGATAAGACATATCCGCCAAGCCGTGGAAACTCTTTCCAAGGCCATCTCAGGCGACGACAGGGACGCCATCATGATCCGCGCCGAAGAACTGGAAGCGATAACCAAGCCCTTCGCCGAAAAGCGCATGGACCGCAGCATCCGCAACGCCCTCAAGGGCGTCAGCGTCGATAAATTGTAG
- a CDS encoding glutamate 5-kinase, with translation MTGKQQTDRLAKAKRIVVKIGSALLVDEARGAVHRSWLEALADDIARLRGRGQEVIIVSSGAVAVGRRHLGLPAGVLLLEEKQAAAATGMVRLAHAYQEVLARHDITVAQVLLTLEDSENRRRYLNARNTLETLLRLGAAPLINENDTVATDEIRMGDNDRLSARVAAMISADALILLSDIDGLYSDDPRRNKDAAFIHEVHEITPAIESMAGCALPGDGTGGMVTKLAAARIALASGCAMVIADGKPEHPLRRLEEGARHTWFLPGVNPHTERKRWIAGGLKTHGSFTVDDGALKALGSGKSLLPAGVTAVDGNFERGDAVVVRDVRGNEIARGLSAYSSRDARLIFGHKSKEIEGILGYRGRDEMIHRDDLVLV, from the coding sequence ATGACCGGCAAACAACAAACTGATCGTCTGGCGAAGGCGAAGCGGATCGTCGTCAAGATCGGCTCCGCCCTGCTCGTCGATGAGGCGCGGGGCGCCGTCCACCGGAGCTGGCTGGAGGCCTTGGCCGACGATATCGCCCGTTTGCGCGGGCGCGGCCAGGAAGTGATTATCGTCTCATCAGGAGCCGTCGCCGTCGGCAGGCGCCATCTGGGCCTTCCCGCCGGAGTCCTGCTTCTGGAAGAAAAACAGGCGGCGGCGGCTACCGGCATGGTGCGTCTGGCCCATGCCTATCAGGAAGTACTGGCCCGTCATGATATAACCGTGGCTCAGGTGCTGCTGACGCTGGAGGACAGCGAGAACCGCCGCCGCTACCTGAATGCCCGCAATACCCTGGAAACATTGCTGCGTCTGGGCGCGGCGCCGCTGATCAACGAGAACGACACGGTGGCCACCGACGAAATCCGCATGGGCGACAACGACCGCCTCAGCGCCCGCGTCGCCGCCATGATCAGCGCCGACGCGCTGATCCTGCTGTCGGACATTGACGGCCTGTACAGCGATGATCCGCGCCGCAACAAGGACGCCGCCTTCATCCACGAGGTTCACGAAATCACACCCGCAATCGAGAGCATGGCCGGTTGCGCCTTGCCCGGCGACGGCACCGGCGGCATGGTGACCAAGCTGGCCGCCGCCAGGATCGCCCTGGCTTCCGGCTGCGCCATGGTCATCGCCGACGGCAAGCCGGAACACCCCTTGCGCCGCCTGGAAGAAGGAGCGCGGCATACCTGGTTTCTGCCCGGAGTTAATCCGCACACCGAGCGCAAACGCTGGATTGCCGGCGGCCTCAAGACTCACGGCTCGTTCACCGTCGATGACGGCGCATTAAAGGCGCTCGGCTCCGGCAAGAGCCTGCTGCCCGCCGGCGTCACCGCCGTTGACGGCAATTTCGAACGCGGCGACGCGGTAGTGGTAAGGGACGTCAGGGGCAATGAGATCGCCAGAGGCTTAAGCGCCTATTCGTCGCGGGACGCCCGTCTTATTTTCGGTCACAAGAGCAAGGAAATCGAAGGCATCCTCGGCTATCGCGGCCGCGACGAGATGATCCATCGCGATGATCTGGTGCTGGTTTAG
- a CDS encoding pyridine nucleotide-disulfide oxidoreductase: MTDLKLAHDLVFEDLYAEDSLSFIDRTFVGKLAGADGALADRLTAARADPGSLDKKAESDLILELAPHLEAFIGSLFGIEAQLAALAKSHRDLDDLYSCKRLFVQRRAIKAHKPEDAAGFNGPALEADLTVRFGGTFDQIAYARNVTAWLKDEEANAESLDLAARYAAWAAFTHDGHERHFDDILFKKPEKIDFDHLTPFETFDDHGIEMMRMNSKECHHYNRDAFALTDHGADLIGGLDEANYCVICHDRGRDYCSRGMVEKDSKKFTHSPLGVPQNGCPLEEKISEMHKAKTEGNAVAALAVIVVDNPTVAATGHRICNDCMKACIYQKQTPVNIPQVETRVLKDVLNLPWGFEIYSMLTRWNPLNIKRPLSKPDTGRKVLIVGAGPAGYSLAHFLMNEGHTTVVIDGLKIEPLAPEISGVDQSGQRCPFKPIKDIQELWEPLDKRIQAGFGGVSEYGITVRWDKNFLKVVRLLMERRHRFAMYGGVRFGSAITTESAFDLGFDHVALAMGAGKPTFLSVPHGLARGVRQSSDLLMALQLTGAAMKDSIANLQVRLPAVIIGGGLTAIDSATEVLAYYVRQVEKFLERYEILSKKNGMEAVRSSWNEEEKLIADEFITHGRAIREEREAAAKEGREPHFITMLDSWGGATIAYRRRMTGSPSYSLNHEEIIKAFEQGIRFAELLAPTAIEVDKYNHVEAIRLEKQRIDEKGRPVPTGEITSLPARSVLIAAGTQPNTVLKREYPDFTELDGKYFQALDENGNKVKPEWSAKPETPNVLTRIYKDGRSMSFFGDLHPDYAGNVVKAIASAKQGFVVVDRMLAKLPVSKPNPDALIKTLNDGLRPVVRSVKRLASNVVEVRVYAPLAAKMYKSGQFFRLQNYIANSEVINDTTLAMEGVALTGALVDAKKGEVSVISMNMGGSTNIIPHLQVGEHVVLMGPTGAPTHIPGGETVLLAGGGLGNAVLLDINLAFHKAGSRVLYFAAYKGMNDRFYIDHIESNSDCVVWCCDVGPGFTPGRPQDKTFVGNVVQAMRAYATGQLGEVSIPLNEVDHIIAIGSHFMMRAVGEARHSVLKEFLKPGHKGIASINSPMQCMMKEICAQCLQPHRNPETGEETVVFSCFEQDQDIDFVDFDALHQRLAQNGVHEKLTRQWITHCKDQLSARRPPV, from the coding sequence ATGACTGATCTCAAGCTTGCACATGATTTAGTATTCGAGGACCTTTACGCGGAGGACAGCCTGTCTTTCATCGACAGGACGTTTGTCGGGAAACTGGCGGGCGCCGACGGCGCGTTGGCCGACCGTCTGACGGCGGCCCGCGCCGATCCGGGCAGTCTGGACAAAAAGGCGGAGTCCGATCTGATACTGGAACTTGCGCCTCACCTGGAAGCCTTTATCGGCAGCCTGTTCGGAATCGAGGCCCAACTGGCGGCGCTCGCCAAAAGCCATCGCGACCTGGATGATCTCTATTCATGCAAGCGCCTGTTCGTTCAGCGCCGCGCCATCAAGGCTCACAAGCCTGAAGACGCCGCCGGCTTCAACGGCCCGGCGCTGGAAGCCGACCTGACCGTGCGTTTCGGCGGAACTTTCGATCAGATCGCCTACGCCAGGAACGTCACCGCGTGGCTTAAGGACGAGGAAGCCAACGCCGAATCCCTCGATCTGGCCGCCCGCTACGCCGCCTGGGCGGCGTTCACTCACGACGGCCATGAACGCCACTTCGACGACATCCTGTTCAAGAAGCCTGAAAAGATCGACTTCGACCATTTGACGCCGTTTGAGACCTTCGATGATCACGGCATCGAAATGATGCGGATGAACAGCAAGGAATGTCATCACTATAACCGTGACGCCTTTGCCCTCACCGACCACGGCGCCGATCTGATAGGGGGGCTGGACGAGGCCAACTACTGCGTTATCTGCCATGACCGGGGACGGGATTATTGCTCACGCGGCATGGTCGAAAAGGACTCGAAAAAGTTCACTCATTCCCCGCTCGGCGTCCCCCAGAACGGCTGCCCGCTTGAGGAAAAGATTTCCGAGATGCACAAGGCCAAGACGGAGGGCAACGCCGTCGCCGCGTTGGCCGTCATCGTCGTCGATAACCCGACGGTAGCGGCCACCGGACATCGTATCTGCAATGACTGCATGAAGGCGTGTATTTATCAAAAGCAGACTCCGGTCAACATTCCGCAGGTCGAAACCCGCGTTCTGAAAGACGTGTTGAATCTGCCGTGGGGCTTTGAAATCTACAGCATGTTGACCCGCTGGAATCCGCTTAACATCAAACGTCCGCTTTCCAAGCCGGACACCGGGCGCAAGGTGCTGATCGTCGGCGCCGGCCCCGCCGGGTACTCGCTGGCTCACTTCCTGATGAACGAGGGCCACACGACGGTAGTCATCGACGGCCTGAAGATCGAGCCGCTGGCCCCCGAAATATCCGGCGTCGATCAGTCGGGACAACGCTGCCCGTTCAAACCCATCAAGGATATTCAGGAATTGTGGGAGCCGCTGGACAAACGCATCCAGGCCGGCTTCGGCGGCGTTTCCGAATACGGCATCACCGTTCGCTGGGACAAGAACTTCCTGAAAGTTGTCCGCCTTCTGATGGAGCGCCGCCACCGCTTCGCCATGTACGGCGGCGTACGCTTCGGCAGCGCCATCACCACCGAATCGGCCTTCGATCTGGGCTTTGACCATGTGGCGCTGGCCATGGGCGCGGGCAAGCCCACCTTCCTGTCGGTTCCTCATGGATTGGCCAGGGGCGTACGTCAGTCCTCCGACCTGCTGATGGCCCTGCAACTTACCGGCGCCGCCATGAAGGACTCCATCGCCAACCTGCAGGTCCGTCTGCCGGCGGTGATCATCGGCGGCGGTCTGACCGCCATCGATTCCGCCACCGAGGTTCTGGCCTACTATGTGCGTCAGGTGGAGAAGTTCCTGGAGCGTTACGAAATACTGTCTAAAAAGAACGGCATGGAAGCGGTGCGCTCTTCGTGGAACGAAGAGGAAAAACTCATCGCCGACGAGTTCATCACCCATGGCCGCGCCATCAGGGAAGAGCGTGAAGCGGCGGCCAAGGAAGGCCGCGAGCCGCACTTCATCACCATGCTTGATTCGTGGGGCGGCGCCACTATCGCCTACCGTCGCCGCATGACCGGATCGCCCAGCTACAGCCTCAACCACGAGGAAATAATCAAGGCCTTCGAGCAGGGCATCCGCTTTGCCGAACTGCTGGCGCCGACGGCTATCGAGGTTGATAAATACAATCACGTCGAGGCGATACGTCTGGAGAAACAGAGAATCGACGAGAAGGGCAGGCCCGTGCCTACCGGCGAAATAACTTCGCTTCCGGCGCGTTCGGTGCTGATCGCCGCCGGCACCCAGCCCAACACGGTGCTGAAGCGCGAATACCCGGACTTCACCGAACTGGACGGCAAGTACTTCCAGGCTCTGGACGAGAACGGCAACAAGGTGAAGCCCGAGTGGTCGGCCAAGCCCGAAACGCCCAATGTGCTGACCAGAATCTACAAGGACGGGCGCTCGATGAGCTTCTTCGGCGACCTGCATCCCGACTATGCCGGCAACGTGGTCAAAGCCATCGCCAGCGCCAAGCAGGGGTTCGTGGTGGTTGATCGCATGTTGGCCAAGTTGCCTGTCTCCAAGCCGAACCCCGACGCCCTGATCAAAACCCTGAATGACGGTCTTCGTCCGGTGGTGAGGAGCGTCAAACGTCTGGCCTCCAACGTGGTCGAAGTCAGGGTTTACGCCCCATTGGCCGCCAAGATGTATAAATCGGGACAGTTTTTCCGTTTACAGAACTACATCGCCAACTCGGAAGTCATCAACGATACGACGCTGGCCATGGAAGGCGTGGCGCTGACCGGCGCCCTGGTTGACGCCAAGAAAGGCGAGGTCTCAGTTATCTCGATGAACATGGGCGGCTCTACCAATATCATCCCCCACCTGCAGGTCGGCGAGCATGTCGTTCTGATGGGACCGACGGGAGCGCCTACCCACATCCCCGGCGGCGAGACGGTGCTGCTGGCCGGAGGCGGACTGGGCAACGCGGTGCTGCTGGACATCAATCTGGCCTTCCACAAGGCCGGTTCCAGGGTGCTCTATTTCGCCGCCTACAAGGGCATGAACGACCGTTTCTATATCGATCACATCGAGTCCAACTCGGATTGCGTGGTTTGGTGCTGCGACGTCGGCCCCGGCTTCACGCCCGGACGCCCCCAGGACAAGACCTTCGTCGGCAACGTGGTGCAGGCGATGAGGGCCTACGCCACGGGCCAACTGGGCGAGGTGAGCATCCCCTTGAACGAGGTCGATCACATCATCGCCATCGGTTCTCACTTCATGATGAGGGCGGTGGGCGAGGCCCGCCATTCGGTGCTCAAGGAGTTCCTCAAGCCCGGCCACAAGGGCATCGCCTCCATCAACTCTCCGATGCAATGCATGATGAAGGAAATCTGCGCTCAGTGCCTGCAACCCCACCGCAACCCGGAGACCGGCGAGGAAACGGTGGTCTTCTCGTGCTTCGAGCAGGATCAGGATATCGACTTCGTTGATTTCGACGCCCTGCACCAGCGTCTGGCGCAAAACGGCGTACATGAAAAGCTGACCCGTCAGTGGATCACCCATTGCAAGGATCAGTTGAGCGCCAGGCGCCCGCCGGTTTAG